The Labrus mixtus chromosome 21, fLabMix1.1, whole genome shotgun sequence nucleotide sequence gACTCAGCCATCGCTCCCTCCCTGCTGTCGACGTACACCACTGCCTCCTTCATCAGCACGTCGTCCAGCTCCCGCCAGTCTGGCCTGCAGGCTCCCACCGCTGCTCAGCAACAGggagaaaaatagaaaaaaaaaaacaacacattattAGTAGTGTTACtagaattttaaaaataaatgtttctttaataaGTGTGGTAATTCTTTCTTTTCACCTGCGACATGTGCTCCTGGTTTGACCCACTGACCAAACAGCACCGGCTCTGTACATCTTGTGACTGTAACTATGGCGTCTGCTCCCCTCACCGCCTCCTCCACCGAGACACATGCCCTCACTGGACCACTGACACATTTGCAAAACCTCTCTGCCCCTTCCCTCGTGCGGCTCCACACACGCACCTGTGGAAAACATCCAGGGGAAGTATGGCAGCACGTGCAAggacaaaacatgaaatgtgtATCAAAACAAACTCTATTCTAATGTCTGCAGTAGGGATGTAATGATTAAatcacgatacgattctctgacgatttattttacaaaatgagactatTGAGACAAATGATGagtgaaaaagattcctttaggggctgcagACCtgcttgtctgtgttttttttctctcaacaaggggaggtgattggagcttgtCGTGATGTcgattaaagtctttatatgtgatttttcacacttaaatataatataaatcaagtatatcctctgaaaataactctgtgagtcatgactgtctacaatgggtgtaacacccgagtcccactgtctgtgatgttttcagagttttcagagtcctatcttcagtttgtttacatcgtcaggacggccggctgactcctcccctcgtgtataaaagttgtttaattgagggactagagaaaagaagaataacatactgtactcactgcttaactgtgtttctagatcacactcatttcaggtaaatttacatgcagtgtgaagatacgagcataataaagatcgctagcattagcatgctaacacaacaatacaccgcaagttgttttggtttcatgctggtgctcaagggcgacatctgctggatcaaaaaatcacatataaagcctttaaatgctgcctcatgttggttgtgctatttgtgtagttcactgactttctgtctTGTCTGTCATCTTCtcacttctttcattttctgtctttgggaAGACAAAATGCTCCCACATcttaaaagacggtggtgcgtcctcaatttcaaaagGTCGCTCTACAGCCGCTGATGCTCACCATAttattgtgattcatttttccGAGcaccgatgtgaatcttgacaccgTTGAATTGATTTATCATGATTTTACGATTAATCTGTACGTCCCTAGTCTGCAGTGATCTAATTGAATCGGGATTAAAGGACGTTGTTTGAACACAGCAAGGCTACAAAGTGATTTGTATCGCTTTAAACAGTTTTCCTGTTGGTTGAGTAGGTTATCTTTTTGGGAAGGACACTTATTTGATCAGAAGTTTTGAAGGAAATGATCAATACTGCCTCTCATGTCTGCTACAGACAgtagctggttagcttagcttggcaCCTCGAGACAGAGTGGAGAAGCCATTTTGAAAGGTGAGAAATCAAAGTCTACTGATGTCTTGTCGTATAACTTTACCAATGAGTTCAACATAAAGTAAGTTTGTACAAGGGTCATGTTTTAAATCTtagtaaataaaacagacatgaaGTAAAGTTAGGTAGAGTAGATTTAAGAGAAGCTAGATTTATAGTTTATCACTGAACAGGTTTAGTGGTAATGTCTTATCTATTTTAACAAGCAGAATCAGGCCAACTGTTGAACTCTTATTACTGTTACTGTTTAACTTCCTGAAGTGTCAGCACGACTTTTAATTTGCCAGATACACTAGAAACCCTCTGCAGCCTGCCAAAACAGGTCTGACTCATTAAGTCCTGTCATGCTTTGCCAACAATACTACACATTCATTAGAGTTAATCCACACAGCAGTGCATTTTGTGGCCTGGGCACATCTAACTGTAAGACTTAACAGGCagttattatattttatttataaaacctTTATTGGCAAAATACCACCATATATCACATCTCATAGTCAACACTCAACACATTCCAGTAATTGGCTGAAGCTCAAGGTCCACACTGCTTTTAGCTTCACTGCTGCATTCACatgaaacactttgcaacagacTTTCAAACTTCACACACTTTTAGGTTTTGGGTCAGTTTACTCTGCctttgaatgtaaatgtatttaattgtgttgttgccattatttgtatttattttgtttgtgcacgtgttctgttttgttctggACATCATTGAAAATTAGGGCATGCCCTCGATGATTTTTGAGAttgaaataaagtttgaatgaatgaatgaatgtttgttGTAGAATTTAATCAAAGAAGTTCAAAAGTGTAATCTATTGAGCTGAACATGTGTGAATAAGGGTCAGAGAAAGGTAAGCTCCTTTGGCTCcagtaaagtgttttatttaaagtgcatGCATGAATATGTTGTTCAATTGTCTCTTTGAACTCTGGGAAAGAAAGCCAAAATATGAAGCTATAGTCTATAGCTTGATCTTAAGTTCATAAAGTAAGATTTTCCTatatctctttttcttttaacaccTTATCAGtccttttcattaaaaatgggcatcatgttattattatttatctgaCTTGTGGACATCATTAAATTGTCATGAGTGGCAGGCATCtgatattttttgtcattttacctctttaaaggaaaatatttctgTGAAGACATTGTAATGACTCAGAGCTTGATTGCCGGTCCCCAATATGGCCAGAACCTCCGCTTCAGGACGCATCAACAActgtaagacaaaaaaaaaaaacaaacagaagtgagACAAAGTTAGAACAACAGTGTAAGATTTGTTAATGAATAGTTTGagtagatgtttaaaaaaaaaaaaaaactttagcaGAGATGGCTGAAGCTGCAGCTGTCCTCATTCTCGTGATGACCTCTCCATTCATGACCTGCAGGTTGGAAGACATGCTGTGATATAAATCTGCcatttttcagtattttaatgtGAGTGATTAGTTTTACTCACAGCCTTTACATTCCCATACTCAGGATCCAGCAGCACCACTGTTGCTTGTGTGGAAGGTAAATCTGAATCGTCCCCCCTCTTATAGAAACACACGAACTTTGTGCTCAGGACACCATCGTTCTCCATGTATGTAGGCATCAAACCCAGGAAGCTGCAAAAGTGACAGCGTGGCAGCAagcaaaagcatttttttctgttgtatcaACTGGAATAACTCGTGAATTTGTCAAACTTTAGATTGAGATGTAGGTCTTACCcgttgtgtttctgcaggggaATAATGGTGCGCACAGGCTGGATCACCTCCGCGCTGTCCCGTCTGGAGAACTTCCCCAAAGCCTCCTCCAGCCGTGGGATCAGGTCTCTGTAAAGCAGCAGCTCCGTCACCTCATCCTCCCAAATGACTACAGGTGGAGCAGCCATGACTTCTGTTTGATTCAGACGAGCACCGTGTGGCTCCTCAAGAGGGGTGGTACGCgtttaaatgtttgtctaaagTTCATGTTAGCCGACTGGTGGTTAATGCTGCGTTCAAGAGCAGCAGAAAGGCTCCTTAAACACGTTGGTAAGGGAGCGTTCACAGGCAGGCGGAGGGCAggctttaaattaaatgtttcttaGAGAAAAAGAACATAGGCctaaatgta carries:
- the crym gene encoding ketimine reductase mu-crystallin, producing the protein MAAPPVVIWEDEVTELLLYRDLIPRLEEALGKFSRRDSAEVIQPVRTIIPLQKHNGFLGLMPTYMENDGVLSTKFVCFYKRGDDSDLPSTQATVVLLDPEYGNVKAVMNGEVITRMRTAAASAISAKLLMRPEAEVLAILGTGNQALSHYNVFTEIFSFKEVRVWSRTREGAERFCKCVSGPVRACVSVEEAVRGADAIVTVTRCTEPVLFGQWVKPGAHVAAVGACRPDWRELDDVLMKEAVVYVDSREGAMAESGDIILSGAEVLAEIGEVINGTKPAYREKITVFKSLGMGVEDAVSAKLVFDQWNAKASKQ